TCCTTTTGATTTCTCCGAGGTTAAAGGTCAGGAAACCGCCAAAAGAGCGATGGAAGTTGCGGCAGCAGGCGGTCATAATATCATTTTGATCGGTCCGCCCGGAAGCGGAAAAACGATGCTGGCCAAAAGAGTTCCCAGTATTTTACCTCCTTTGACATTGAAAGAAGCGCTGGAAACAACGAAAATTCATTCTGTAGCCGGGAAAATAGGAACTGAAGCGTCATTGATGACTGTTCGTCCCTTCAGATCTCCGCATCATACCATTTCTGATGTTGCCCTGGTAGGTGGCGGATGTGATTTTGTAAAGTAAATGCGAAATTGCAAAGTAAATGCAAAAAATTGCAAAGTAAATGCGAAAATGACACTTCAATTTTTTTTAATTTGAAATAACATAATATGAAGTTTTTTTTATTTTGTTTTGTATTAACATTTAGTTGTTCTTCAAAAAACGAAACTAAGTTAATTATCGTAGCTAAAAATAAAACAATTGATAGTTTGAAAGTTGAACTTATTGATTGTAAACTCCAAGCACAAATTATGGCAGAAGTATTAGAAGAAGATCGAATTAAAAGTGAAGAAAAGTAGGTTGTTTTACCAACGTAAGGGAATTGTAAATCTCTTTAAAGGATTATATATTAACATTGTTGGAAAATTATCCTTAATTGTAATAGCCACGATTTTATCTGACAGTTAGTGATTGAAAATAATTGTCATTTATTAATTTCTCAGAGCGTTGATTTACCTTTTATTACTTCTTTATATTTTAATAATTGGAAGATTTTATTGAATGATACAAAATATGTCAATAGTCAATATAAAGGTTTACTTCTGTGATTTTGTAAAGTAAACGATAATTCGCAAAGTCAATGATAATCATGTTTACAAAGACACTATAACTAAAAAAGAGGCCTTTCAGCGGAGTGAGAGACTTAAACTTAGATAAAGTTAATATGAATCTTAAATTCACATCTACTTAGGATTCATATAAATATTATTTACCCATATTGTTCAAATGAAAAATATTTGTAATTAAGATACTAACCTGATTTTTGCAAATTTATATTATATGTTTACGGATACCCGTAATAACTTCCTCGTTACATTTGCTAAATTTAAGGATGAAATTAAAAATAATAAAGCTAACTGAAGCAGAATTAACAGACATTTACCATGGATTAATAATAGCGATGAAAGAGCTCGATCATCATAGAAATGGACCTGGCAGTGATGGTCTCTTGGCTGATAGACTGGAAACAATTGTGAAAAAAATTGAGACGCTATATAATTAATTCCGTAGTGTCCTTTAAAATTTATATGTAGTCTCGTTATATAAAAGCCATTTCGTTTGATTAAAATGGCTTTTAAGTGTTATAAAATTCTGTTTGCCAAAATGATATATTAATTGAAATATTTTTGCAATATATTTGGAATTACAATATTATTATTGGCTATGATGGTCTGATATTCCAAAAGCTTATGTTTATCAGTGTCAAGCATCCACTCAAATCTTTCAATAAGAAAATCAGAATTATATGATTGATTATAGTGCTGTGCTAGCTTATTAAGAATATCTAGGTCTGCAGGATACTTTTTAATAATTTCAGAAATCAGATCCGCTCTATCATTAACCCATAAGTATGATTTAAATCCAATAAAGTTACTGTTGTTTAGGATCTCACTCTTAAATGTGCTTAAGAAATTATTCGTAAGCAATACTAAGTGATCGTTATCATTGACGGAATATCTTCTCGCTGGTTTTATTACTCTTTTATTAGCTTCATCGATGTCATTTTGAGGAATCAGATTATTTCTTAAAAGCGAAGAATATACAGTTAATATATGGGTGTTGTAATCTGCTAAATCCGTAGTCCATAGATTTCTAACTTCACCTTCGGTAAGGTTGAATCTCAATATTTTATCGGGGTATTGAGATAAAAACTGCTTTAAATAATGTTTGTGTTTCTTAATATGTTGGATCGCACTTTTATTAACAATATCTTTATTGATTTCCAAGCTTCTGTTAATAAATTCTAGTCGATGCGAAGATAAATCAAAAAAGAAGTCTCCTGTATCAAGAAATATTTCCCAGAAATCTTTGTATTTCGTTTTATCTACGGAAGATTCGATTTCTTGGACTAAAGGGGTAATATCTGTCCCTGCAGGAGTGAGTGTCGGATTAAAATGGTTTTTAATTTTATTAATGAGTGTAGTCATTCCTCCTTCAAGTGTTATTTTAGACAAATTACTCTCTATAAAAGTCCAGAAAGATTCGACGTGAGAATGATCTATAATATTGTCTTTGTAATGTGCACAATCATTTCTCCTATTTTTCCAATATTCTATATCATCTCTAAGACTTTCACTAATATCAAAAATAGGATCTCTGTCCCTTATTTTATTTTGGTTTCTTCCCTCTCGTGTCTTTACGGCATCAAATACTGCTTTTTCCCAAGTGTCTTCATTAAGGAGTTTGGAGATTATACCATTCCATTTGCTTTCCGGAAATAGGCTAGGTCTGGTTCCACTGATTATTCTTTCCTTTAAAACGGTCATAAAAGCGAGGTACGAAAATAATAGAGCTGCCCTATTTGCTCCTGCCTTATAGCAGACAGTTGCATCATCAAAGAGCATAATAGTGTCTTCAGAAAAATGATTTTTGTCGATCCAATTTTCTATTCTTAATTTCATGTGAATATAATTTTAGGTTAAGTTTTTATCTAAGATATAATTTAGTTGTGCTCATTTACTATCGACCATTTCAGAATTTTTAATGATATGATAAAATTCATATTCGTCTTAATATAAATTAAGTAGCAGAAGTATTTTCTTTACATCTCGGTTATTGATACGTTCCCCCTTTTTAGGTTTAAATTTAATGATAGAATGAAAAAAAGGAAAATTATTGTCAACGTATATTTTGCCTTTTGGCTGATGTCAAATAGATGGTAGCTGAGACAATTTTTTTTAAATGTATTTTTATAGCTAAAAAATTCCAGATGTTCTTCCATTTAAATTGTTTACAGAAAAATACAAGTTATTTTGAATAGTAAAAAAAGGATTCCCGTAATAGAAAAAAATAATCTTACGATTTTTAACTAAGCTTATTTCAGATAGCAAGTGTCATAAGAGAATAATTTATTCAAGTTCCTTTATACAAAAATTTTGCGAAGAAATTCTAATGCGTCAAGTTCTGTCGCATTAGAATTTTAGCTTTGTATAAATTATAGTTATTTTTTTTTTTTTTTTCTAAAATTTAGTTCAACCTCTTGTAATTCAATCGGTTATTGTTGTTTTTTGCAATTAATTACTTCTAATCCTAAATGGATGAATGCATCCATTTAAAAAATTATTAACTTGCAGTATTAAATTGTTATCATGAATATTTTAAAATTTTCAGGACACGACACATTTCATTGTAGACAACAGTGGTTGTCAAAGGGTATTAAAGTTATTGAAAATGAGGGTGTTGGAGTGTTTTCGTTGCCTGAAGTAGCTATATCAAAATTAGGAGTAGGTAAAAATATGGTACAGTCAATACAACATTGGCTGAAAGCTTTTGGATTGATCAATGAGAAATATGAGATCTTAGAAATTTCCAAAAAAATATTTTTGCCAGAAAATGAGTTTGATCCTTATTTAGAAGATGAAGGAACATTATGGCTGTTGCAGTATAAAATCTGCCACACAAATTACGCAAGTATTTATAAGCTTGTGTTTTCAGAGTTTTTTAATGATAAAATAAATTTAGAGTTTTCTGAAACTCAGGTCATACAGTTTATTGCAAAGAAGCTTAGAGATGCTAAAATAAGAGAAGTAAGTAACAATACGTTAAGTTCCGATTTTAAAGTTTTTGTAAGGTCATATGCAACGCCTGTCAAGTCATTAAAAACCATTGAAGATGATTTTAATTCTCCTTTTTTAGAGCTTAATCTAATTTCTCAATTATCATATAAAAATGCTTTCGGAGATACTGTTTACAGAATCAATAAAGACAGTGAAAAGTATATTCCATTATCCATATTTGCATATTGCCTTTTAGATTATATGGGAGATAGGAGCATTATTTCTTACGACGAGATAAGAAATACTATAGGGGCTTATTTCTGTCTTTCCATTGAGGGATTGGAGAATTTAATTGACAGTCTGTGTGTTGATTACCAGGAGTTTGTTTATAAAAATGATGCAGGGATAAGACAAATACAAGTTAAAAATATTTCAAGAGACTATCAAAATAACTTATTGCAATCATACTATGGCGTATAATAATATATCTACAAATATTCTAAGGGACGAACAAAAAGAGCTTAACTATGTAGTTACGCCCAATGCGATTGAAATTTATGAAAGGATTATTGGAAGCTTGGGTAAGAGTAATAGATCCTTTACCCTTATTGGGAATTATGGAACAGGAAAGTCGACTTTTTTATGGGCTTTAGAAAAGAACTTACTCAATAAGAAAATATTTTTTAATACCAATAACGGGTCAGAGATAAAATCGTATGATTTTATTAAGTCAATTGGAGATAATGTTTCTTTAACGCATGTGCTCCTTAAAGTTCTTGGCTTAAAAGAGGGAGGTTCGGTAGAGGTCCTGCAAGAACTTGAAAAAAGAAGAACTTCTGCTGCAAAAAAAAATAACGGATTAGTCTTAATCATTGATGAGTTTGGAAAGTTTCTGGAGTTCGCAAGCAAAAGTAAAGACAACAATGATTTGTATTTGTTACAGCAGATTTCTGAATGGTGTAATGATGATAAAAAAAATGTATTTTTTATAATTTCATTACATCAAAGTTTTATTTCCTATTCTAATTCTCTGGAAGCAACAGAAAGACAGGAGTGGGAAAAAATTAAAGGAAGATTTATTGAGCTGCCCTTTAATGAACCGGTAGAACAATTGCTCTACTTTGCATCAAAAAAACTGGATGATTTTGAATTGCCCAAAAGCAGACAAAATGACTTTAATCTTTTAAATAAGTTAATAAAAAAGAATAACCTTATCAGTTTTATTAAATTTGATATCTCTGAGTTAGCAAAATCCCTTTATCCGTTAGATTGTTTATCTGCGAGTATTCTCGTATATTCTTTACAGCGTTACGGACAAAATGAGAGATCTTTGTTTACATTCCTTAATGATGGCTCAAAATTTTCTATTAACTCATTTAAAGGTAAGTTTTATGCCATTTCAAATGTGTTTGATTATTTGGTCAATACGTTGGGAAGTGAAATATATAGTTTTAATAATAGTCACCGTTCTCAATGGCAAACCTGTTTTGCTGCATTGGAAAGAGCTGAATTAATTGATGAAGTCGACTATTCGTTAATGGCGACCATTATTAAGACGATCTGTCTTGTGAATATTTTTACTAAAGCAGGAAGCCTATTTGATCGTGAATTTATTTCAGGATATATTAAATACACTACTGACTTTACCATTTCGGATGTTGAAAAAGCTATTGTGAAGCTGGATAAAGCGGGAATTATCCGTTTTTACAGACACAGTAATAAGATCAATTTTTTAGATGGCACAGATATAGATATCGAGCAAGAGCTCGCAGCAGCATCTAAGGAAATTAACCAGGGTTTTTCTGTCAGCAATACTATTTCTGATTATATTGATTTCCCGGTAATCCTTGTAAAGGAAAATTCATTTGAAAGAGGGACGCCTCGATTTTTTGAATTTAAGATTCTTTCTGATATTAATAAAATAAGCAATGCAGAGGGTCCATTGGACGGATATATTAATCTTATTCTGGATGGCTCTTTAAAAGAAAAGGATGTGCGCACTGCATCAGTGAATGCAGGGAGTAATCTTTTTGTTATTTATAAAAATTCAAAAGAGATACACAATGAAATTTTTACCATTAATAAACTTGAATTTTTAATTGATAAACATTCGGAAGACATAAATGCCGTTAAGCTTCTCAAAAAGGAAAGAGATTTTCATTCTAAACAATTAGAAAAATTTGTTTTAGATAATCTGTTTGTTTCCAATGATCAGAACGTTTGGTATTATAATGGTTTACCTAGAGCAATTGAGTCGAAAAAGTCTCTCAATAAAATGCTTTCAATAATTTGTAATGAGGAATTTGAAAGTGCACCCAACCTTAAGAATGAATTAATCAACAAGGAATTTCTCAGTCCTCAGATACTTACTGCAAGGAAAGCGCTTCTCCGCTATTTATTGAGCAATGAGACGTTAGAAAACTTAGGATTTCCGGAGGATAAATTTCCACCAGAGAAATCAATTTATATTTCATTGCTGAAAGATACAGGTATCCACTCAAGAAATAAGCAACTCAAACATTTCTCGTATGGGGCTCCCTCGGATGAAACATTTAGAGCCTTATGGGAAGAATGTACTAATTTTTTGAGATCTACACATTCGGCAAAAAGAAATTTAGCAGAACTGTATGAAATTTTAAGCAAAGCTCCTTATAAATTAAAAAAAGGCTTTATCGATTTTTGGATTCCCATGTTTTTAATTATAAATAAAGAAGATTTTGCCTTATTTCATGAAACCAATGGATTTGTACCTTACTTAACTGAAGATGTATTGGATTTAGTTCATAAATTACCTTCTAATTATGCAGTTAAAAGTTACGAAATATCAGGATTAAACGTCAATCTTTTAGAAAGCTACAAAGAACTTGTACAAATTGGAAACGATGAAGCTGGAGCTAAAAGTACGTTTCTTTCAATCTATGGGAACTTCTTGCGTTTTTACAGGGGGTTAAATGAATATGCATTATATACAAAGAGTGTTTCACCAAAAGCAGTTAATTTCAGAGAGGCAATAAAGAACTCAAAGGACCCTGAAGATGCTTTATTTTCACAGTTTCCAAACGCATTAGGATTTTATACAATGTCAATTATTGAGAATGATGAAATTTTAAAATCATATACTTTTCACATACAGGATGCAATCAGGGAACTTCGAAGTGCCTATGATAATCTTCTGAATAGAATTGAAGGCCACATTATAAGTTCTTTTGCCTGTAGCTCTGATGATTTTGTAGTATATAAAGCAGAGATTGGAGAACGATTAATTAATGTCAATATACATTTACTTGGGTCGGAACAGTCTGTTGTATACAAAAGGCTTATTTCTTCTTTGGATGATAGAGCTTCGTGGTTAAAGTCAGTAGCGGACGCCGTATTGGGAAAATCAATTGATAAAATGATTGATGAAGAAGAAGTTTTACTGATGAATAATCTACAGGAGTTTATCCTGGGGTTGATAAAAGCCTCTGAGCTTCATGAATTTGCTCCAAATGATAATAGAAGCATGGTTTCCATTCAAATGATTGGTGTTTCTGGTGCTATTTTGGATGATAAGATTATAATTTCCAGAGATCCTAACCCAGAATTTGAAGCGATTAAAACACAGGTAATGGAGCGTTTAACCACATTGGATATTCACAGGCGTAAGCAAATGCTTATGGAGTTGCTATCCGGTGAATTTCAACAAGATTTAGTAGTATGAGTGAAATAAAACAAGTTTTAGGAATTTCCGGAGGAAAAGACAGTGCTGCCTTGGCTATTTACATGAGCAGAAAACACCCAGATATTGATGTTGAATATTATACTTGTGATACAGGAAAAGAATTAAAAGAAACCTATGATCTTATTAATAAACTAAATTCTGTGTTGGGCAAGGATATCCGTCTTTATAAATCCATAGACGAATTAAATTCTCCTGAAAAAAATCCCTTCGATCATTTTATGGCAGTAGGAGGTGGTTATCTGCCTTCAGCTACTGCACGATGGTGTACAACAAAAATGAAGCTTCAACCATTTGAAGAAGAAATTGGAGATACTCCAACGATCTCCTATGTGGGAATAAGAGGTGATGAAAATAGAGAGGGGTATATTTCAAAAAAAGAAAATATACAATCTATTTTTCCTTTCAGAAAAAATATTTGGAGTGAAGATGTTATAAAGAAGTTCCTTTCTAATTCAAATATTGATTTTGTTGCAGCTCATTATAGATTATTAGCGGGTGAAAATCATGATATTGAGTTGATTTTGCAGTACGTTAATCTTCCTATATCTCCCCGTTTTACACAGAGACAAAAGCTCAATGCACTGCTGGAAACTGATGTGAAACTTTTTAATAAAGTAGTATTTGAATTTCTGAAAACAACTGATTATCCTGTCGGAAAACTGGAAAGTTTTTCTCTTGTTGACAATGACGAAGTTCTTGGAATTGATGATATTTTTTATATCCTTGAAAATTCAGGAGTGGGAATTCCTACATACTATCTGCCCATTGAATATACTGTTGAAATTGACGGAGAGCTTAAGCATGGAACTTATTCAAGAAGCAGATCAGGATGTTTTTTTTGTTTTTTTCAGCAAAAAATAGAATGGGTTTGGCTTTTAGAACAACATCCTGACTTGTATGAAGAGGCCATAAAATATGAAAAAGAAGGCTTTACGTGGACTATAGAACCTCTTATAGAGCTCAAAAAACCTGAAAGGGTAAATTCTATTAAAAAAGAACACTATCTTAGGATGAACAGAAATAAAATAAAAACAGCAAACAACTGGCAGGATGAAATCCTTCAAGCAGAGGGAGAGGGTTGTGCAAGTTGCTTTATCTAAATAATTATGAGTATAAATCAAGATGAGTTTGATATCGAAGATTTTGATACCGGTGTAAATTTTAGTGTTGATGCGGGATTAATTAACAGACTCGGAGATGAATTGGTAGGGAGATCGGAAACTGCGGTTTCTGAATTAATCAAAAATGCTTATGATGCTGATGCTAATAATGTCGTTTTAAACTTCATTGATTCTGATTCCTTAAGCGGATCTTTAGTTATTAAGGATGACGGGATAGGTATGAATTTATCTCAATTAATCAATGGGTTTATGAGGTTATCATCGTCGGATAAACTCCAT
This sequence is a window from Chryseobacterium culicis. Protein-coding genes within it:
- a CDS encoding DUF4007 family protein: MNILKFSGHDTFHCRQQWLSKGIKVIENEGVGVFSLPEVAISKLGVGKNMVQSIQHWLKAFGLINEKYEILEISKKIFLPENEFDPYLEDEGTLWLLQYKICHTNYASIYKLVFSEFFNDKINLEFSETQVIQFIAKKLRDAKIREVSNNTLSSDFKVFVRSYATPVKSLKTIEDDFNSPFLELNLISQLSYKNAFGDTVYRINKDSEKYIPLSIFAYCLLDYMGDRSIISYDEIRNTIGAYFCLSIEGLENLIDSLCVDYQEFVYKNDAGIRQIQVKNISRDYQNNLLQSYYGV
- a CDS encoding phosphoadenosine phosphosulfate reductase family protein encodes the protein MSEIKQVLGISGGKDSAALAIYMSRKHPDIDVEYYTCDTGKELKETYDLINKLNSVLGKDIRLYKSIDELNSPEKNPFDHFMAVGGGYLPSATARWCTTKMKLQPFEEEIGDTPTISYVGIRGDENREGYISKKENIQSIFPFRKNIWSEDVIKKFLSNSNIDFVAAHYRLLAGENHDIELILQYVNLPISPRFTQRQKLNALLETDVKLFNKVVFEFLKTTDYPVGKLESFSLVDNDEVLGIDDIFYILENSGVGIPTYYLPIEYTVEIDGELKHGTYSRSRSGCFFCFFQQKIEWVWLLEQHPDLYEEAIKYEKEGFTWTIEPLIELKKPERVNSIKKEHYLRMNRNKIKTANNWQDEILQAEGEGCASCFI